A single Antechinus flavipes isolate AdamAnt ecotype Samford, QLD, Australia chromosome 5, AdamAnt_v2, whole genome shotgun sequence DNA region contains:
- the NUP50 gene encoding nuclear pore complex protein Nup50 isoform X2, with product MAKRIAEKELTDRNWDQEDDAEEVGTFSVASEEVLKNRAIKKAKRRAAVPECESGGAFKGFKGLVLPPGGGGGLSGFGNGTSIKTLEGLSNGSSMASMPTLALAKAAVEKKVAFGRGTINGPTASLGADKKATDLKTNGDSQQPSSSSSHSAQGKACSASAYHRQLAALNCSVRDWIVKHVDTNPLCDLTPIFKDYERYLTSIEQMPGNSSDGSSEREAGRQPFGTVPGPPVLGPSQKAQDSPFLFHPDKAEGAAEKRTEASVEKKLAPALAAASAASFHFGRKVDSSALGPLGSGPMANFSFSPGNAGIFGKDVTQASPVSSFSPKMPEGHTDATAGDSKGAEEEESEEPPKVIVTEVKEEDAFYSKKWSLASSPVSCLH from the exons ATGGCCAAGAGGATCGCGGAGAAGGAGCTGACAGACCGGAACTGGGACCAGGAGGATGACGCGGAGGAG GTGGGCACGTTCTCGGTGGCGAGCGAGGAAGTCTTGAAGAACAGAGCCATCAAGAAGGCGAAGCGCAGGGCCGCGGTCCCCGAA TGTGAAAGCGGAGGAGCTTTTAAAGGGTTCAAAGGCTTGGTCTTACCtccgggaggaggaggagggctctCTGGCTTCGGCAACGGCACCAGCatcaagactctggaaggcctgtCCAATGGCAGCAGCATGGCTTCTATGCCCACGCTGGCCCTCGCCAAGGCCGCAGTAGAAAAGAAGGTGGCCTTTG GCCGTGGCACAATCAACGGCCCGACGGCTTCCTTGGGGGCAGACAAGAAGGCCACTGACCTCAAAACCAACGGGGACAGCCAGCAGCCTTCCTCGTCCTCCAGCCACAGCGCCCAGGGCAAGGCCTGTAGCGCCAGTGCCTACCACCGACAGCTCGCCGCCTTAAACTGCTCCGTGCGCGACTGGATCGTCAAGCACGTGGACACCAACCCCCTCTGCGACCTGACGCCCATCTTCAAAGACTACGAGAGATACCTCACGAGCATCGAGCAGATGCCCGGCAACAGCAGCGACGGCAGCTCAGAGAGAGAAGCCGGCCGGCAGCCGTTCGGGACTGTGCCTGGGCCCCCTGTCCTGGGGCCGTCCCAGAAAGCCCAAGACTCCCCCTTTCTGTTTCACCCAGACAAAGCCGAGGGGGCAGCGGAGAAGCGGACCGAAGCGTCGGTGGAGAAGAAACTGGCCCCGGCCCTGGCGGCGGCATCTGCCGCCTCCTTTCACTTTGGCCGGAAGGTCGACAGCTCAGCCCTGGGCCCCCTGGGCTCTGGCCCAATGGCAAACTTCTCCTTCTCTCCGGGAAATGCAGGCATTTTTGGCAAAGACGTGACTCAGGCGAGCCctgtctcctccttctcccccaaaaTGCCAGAGGGCCACACAGATGCAACTGCTGGCGACAGCAAAG GTGCTGAAGAGGAAGAGAGTGAAGAGCCCCCCAAAGTGATCGTGACAGAAGTCAAAGAGGAGGATGCTTTTTACTCCAAGAA GTGGTCTCTAGCCTCCTCTCCTGTTTCTTGTCTCCACTGA